The following proteins are co-located in the Pseudomonas sp. DY-1 genome:
- a CDS encoding MFS transporter, producing the protein MGEVLKQTRVRYLILLMLFLVTTINYADRATISIAGSTMQKELGIDAVMLGYIFSAFGWAYVLGQIPGGWLLDRFGSKRVYAVSIFTWSLFTLMQGFVDTLPVAWTVVTLFLLRFLVGFAEAPSFPGNARIVAAWFPTAERGTASAVFNSAQYFATVLFAPLMGWIVHSFGWEHVFIVMGVIGILFSAVWLKFIFNPKDHPLANKAEIDHIAANGALVDMDQNRKLPGNGPKWEHIKQLVGSRMMAGIYLGQFCINAITYFFLTWFPVYLVQERGMTILKAGIIASLPAICGFIGGVLGGVLSDWMLRRGHSLSVARKTPIVCGMLLSMSMILCNYVDADWMVVGFMALAFFGKGIGALGWAVMSDTSPKQIAGLSGGIFNTCGNLSSITTPIVIGYIIAATGSFKWALVFVGVNAFMAAFSYLFIVGEIKRVELKGAKTDAEVPAAASEAPAASPAR; encoded by the coding sequence ATGGGCGAAGTACTGAAACAAACCCGTGTGCGTTACCTGATCCTGCTCATGCTGTTCCTGGTGACCACGATCAACTACGCCGACCGCGCCACCATCTCCATCGCCGGCTCCACCATGCAGAAGGAGCTCGGCATCGACGCCGTCATGCTCGGCTATATCTTCTCCGCCTTCGGCTGGGCCTACGTGCTCGGCCAGATTCCGGGCGGCTGGCTGCTCGACCGCTTCGGCTCCAAGCGCGTCTACGCCGTGAGCATCTTCACCTGGTCGCTGTTCACCCTGATGCAGGGCTTCGTGGATACCCTGCCGGTGGCCTGGACCGTCGTCACGCTGTTCTTGTTGCGCTTCCTGGTGGGCTTTGCCGAAGCGCCGTCCTTCCCCGGTAACGCACGCATCGTCGCGGCCTGGTTCCCCACGGCCGAGCGCGGCACGGCGTCCGCCGTGTTCAACTCCGCCCAGTACTTCGCCACCGTGCTCTTCGCCCCGCTGATGGGCTGGATCGTCCACAGCTTTGGCTGGGAACACGTGTTCATCGTCATGGGCGTGATCGGCATCCTGTTCTCCGCGGTCTGGCTGAAGTTCATCTTCAACCCGAAAGATCACCCGCTGGCCAACAAGGCCGAAATCGACCACATCGCCGCCAACGGCGCGCTCGTCGACATGGACCAGAACCGCAAGCTGCCTGGCAATGGGCCGAAGTGGGAGCACATCAAGCAACTGGTGGGCAGCCGCATGATGGCCGGCATCTACCTGGGCCAGTTCTGCATCAACGCCATCACCTACTTCTTCCTCACCTGGTTCCCGGTGTACCTGGTGCAGGAGCGCGGCATGACCATCCTCAAGGCCGGCATCATCGCCTCCTTGCCGGCCATCTGCGGCTTCATCGGTGGTGTACTGGGTGGCGTGCTGTCCGACTGGATGCTGCGCCGCGGCCATTCCCTCAGCGTGGCGCGCAAGACCCCGATCGTCTGCGGCATGCTGCTGTCGATGAGCATGATCCTCTGCAACTACGTGGACGCCGACTGGATGGTGGTGGGCTTCATGGCCCTGGCCTTCTTCGGCAAAGGTATCGGTGCTCTCGGCTGGGCGGTGATGTCGGACACGTCGCCCAAGCAGATCGCCGGCCTGTCAGGTGGCATCTTCAACACCTGCGGCAACCTGTCTTCGATCACCACCCCCATCGTCATCGGCTACATCATCGCCGCCACCGGTTCCTTCAAGTGGGCCCTGGTGTTCGTTGGCGTAAACGCCTTCATGGCCGCGTTCAGCTACCTGTTCATCGTCGGCGAGATCAAGCGCGTAGAGCTCAAGGGTGCAAAGACTGACGCTGAGGTTCCGGCAGCCGCTAGCGAAGCGCCTGCCGCGAGTCCAGCCCGTTAA